A single Brucella intermedia LMG 3301 DNA region contains:
- a CDS encoding ABC transporter ATP-binding protein, giving the protein MARLKIASVSKSFNEFQALSGVSLDVKDGEFVAILGPSGCGKTTLLRMIAGFEDVDGGEIHIGDSRVSHIGGSVPPEKRQVGIVFQNYALWPHMTVAENVGYSLRVAKVARAERERRVNEALALVDLAGFGDRRPANLSGGQRQRVALARCLVAAPSLVLFDEPLANLDVHLRASMEDEFAAFHKRTGTTIIYITHDQAEAMALADRIAVLDHGRLQQFDTPRKLYEEPASAMVASFIAHGMVLPAEVVSFAQAGHCEALVLGSRAQVRCSGTEMPRANAQLCVRAEDLTLTETGGIPVRVKRSVYRGGGSRIEASSVAKPDIHLHFEVRDPVRLEEGDEVRVAIRNGWIIPTADMPVRKASTGFPIGNKI; this is encoded by the coding sequence ATGGCGCGACTGAAAATCGCTTCTGTTTCCAAGAGCTTCAATGAGTTTCAGGCCTTGTCCGGCGTGTCTCTCGATGTGAAGGATGGCGAGTTTGTTGCCATTCTCGGACCGTCGGGCTGCGGCAAGACCACGCTTCTTCGCATGATCGCGGGATTTGAAGATGTCGATGGCGGTGAAATCCATATTGGTGACAGCCGCGTTTCTCATATTGGTGGCAGCGTGCCGCCCGAAAAGCGGCAGGTCGGTATCGTCTTCCAGAATTATGCGCTCTGGCCGCATATGACCGTGGCCGAAAATGTCGGTTACAGCCTGCGGGTGGCAAAGGTTGCCAGGGCCGAGCGGGAACGCCGCGTGAACGAGGCGCTGGCGCTCGTCGATCTCGCCGGTTTTGGTGATCGCCGTCCGGCCAATCTTTCGGGCGGTCAGCGGCAGCGTGTCGCGCTGGCTCGCTGTCTGGTGGCTGCACCGTCTCTCGTCCTTTTCGACGAACCTCTCGCCAATCTCGACGTGCATCTGCGGGCGTCGATGGAAGACGAGTTTGCGGCGTTTCACAAGCGCACGGGCACCACGATCATTTACATCACCCACGATCAGGCTGAGGCCATGGCGCTCGCCGACCGGATTGCGGTGCTGGACCATGGCAGGCTGCAGCAGTTCGACACGCCACGCAAACTCTATGAGGAGCCGGCGAGCGCAATGGTCGCGTCCTTCATCGCGCACGGCATGGTATTGCCTGCGGAGGTCGTATCCTTTGCACAAGCGGGACATTGCGAAGCGCTGGTGTTGGGCAGCCGCGCACAGGTGCGTTGTTCAGGCACGGAAATGCCACGCGCCAATGCGCAGCTCTGCGTTCGGGCAGAGGACCTGACATTGACCGAAACCGGCGGCATTCCCGTGCGGGTCAAGCGCTCGGTTTATCGAGGCGGCGGTTCGCGCATTGAGGCATCGTCGGTCGCGAAGCCGGATATTCATCTGCATTTCGAGGTGCGCGATCCCGTGCGGCTGGAAGAGGGCGATGAGGTACGCGTCGCCATCCGCAACGGCTGGATCATTCCCACCGCTGACATGCCGGTGAGAAAAGCCTCAACCGGCTTTCCGATAGGTAACAAGATTTAG
- a CDS encoding ABC transporter permease — translation MRIMRDLQGRDAALIAGITLIVAVLSLLPMGRLLVELVAPQGQFSTSALVETLGSQSTWVATWHSLQIGIGGTLLALVFGIVAALLVGLTNMRGRNVFVLFYVTPLLIAPQVTALAWLQLFGPSSQFLKIVGLAPPLGSRNPLYSVWGIIFLLGVQYGPLVFLIVRAGLRKLPRELVEAGLSAGAGKWTVLRTIILPLMTPSIIGAAALAFVSCVGNFGIPAFLGIPSNYLVLPTLIYQRLAGGGPSVLSGVAVLSVLIGLIAMAGIAAQEYASRRRDFRIVSTSLPAAPFALGRWRVPVEASAWLLIVVVLFLPLIGLTLSALVPAYGVPLTFATATVENFRFVLMEHAGAARAFRNSVVLSLSAAFFAVLIAVPLAYMLAWRKRRWTPILNFAAEMPYALPGVVLAIACLLLFLKPLPVIGVSLYNTLWIILFAYLARFFVLALRPTVAGLHQIDRAMEEAARVAGAGLFYRLRTIIFPLVAPATLAGGVLIFMTAFCELTVSALLWASGSETLGVVMFSFEQAGDSAYAAAISMLAVAVTFMLMLATNLFARRLPNGVLPWRD, via the coding sequence ATGCGCATCATGAGAGACCTTCAGGGCCGCGATGCGGCCCTGATTGCTGGCATAACACTGATCGTGGCGGTTCTGTCGCTTCTGCCGATGGGCAGGCTGCTGGTCGAACTGGTCGCGCCGCAGGGGCAGTTTTCGACTTCGGCGCTGGTGGAGACACTCGGAAGCCAGTCGACCTGGGTTGCGACATGGCATTCGTTGCAGATCGGCATTGGCGGAACCTTGCTGGCGCTGGTGTTCGGCATTGTCGCGGCATTGCTCGTCGGGCTGACAAACATGCGCGGCCGCAATGTCTTCGTGCTTTTCTACGTCACTCCACTTTTGATCGCTCCGCAAGTAACGGCGCTGGCTTGGCTCCAGCTTTTCGGGCCTTCAAGCCAGTTCCTCAAGATTGTGGGATTGGCGCCGCCGCTTGGCAGCCGCAACCCGCTCTATTCCGTCTGGGGCATCATCTTTTTGCTGGGTGTGCAATACGGCCCGCTGGTTTTCCTGATCGTGCGCGCAGGTTTGCGCAAACTGCCACGCGAACTGGTGGAAGCGGGACTTAGCGCCGGTGCCGGCAAATGGACCGTGTTACGCACCATCATCCTGCCGCTGATGACGCCGTCGATTATCGGTGCTGCCGCGTTGGCCTTCGTTTCCTGCGTGGGGAATTTCGGCATTCCGGCATTTCTCGGCATACCGTCGAATTATCTGGTTTTGCCGACGCTGATTTATCAGCGTCTTGCGGGCGGCGGCCCGTCTGTGCTTTCCGGTGTCGCCGTGCTGTCCGTGCTGATCGGCCTCATTGCCATGGCTGGCATTGCTGCGCAGGAATATGCGTCCCGCAGACGTGATTTCCGCATTGTCTCGACGTCTCTGCCAGCCGCTCCCTTTGCGCTTGGCCGCTGGCGCGTGCCGGTGGAAGCCTCGGCCTGGCTGCTGATCGTGGTCGTACTTTTCCTGCCGCTGATCGGGCTCACGCTTTCCGCTCTGGTTCCGGCTTACGGCGTGCCGCTGACCTTTGCGACCGCGACAGTCGAAAATTTCCGCTTCGTCCTTATGGAACATGCCGGTGCCGCGCGCGCGTTTCGCAATAGCGTGGTCCTGTCACTGTCGGCAGCGTTCTTCGCTGTGCTGATCGCCGTTCCGCTTGCCTATATGCTGGCATGGCGCAAGCGTCGCTGGACGCCGATCCTCAATTTTGCAGCCGAAATGCCGTATGCTCTGCCGGGCGTGGTGCTGGCCATTGCCTGTCTGCTACTGTTTTTGAAACCGCTGCCGGTGATTGGCGTCAGTCTTTACAACACGCTCTGGATCATCCTGTTTGCCTATCTTGCGCGCTTCTTCGTGCTGGCTCTGCGGCCGACGGTCGCCGGGTTGCATCAGATCGACCGTGCGATGGAGGAGGCCGCGCGTGTTGCAGGCGCGGGGCTTTTCTATCGCCTGCGGACCATTATATTTCCCCTCGTCGCACCGGCGACGCTCGCGGGCGGCGTGCTCATCTTCATGACCGCTTTCTGTGAGTTGACGGTTTCAGCGCTTCTCTGGGCGTCGGGATCGGAAACGCTGGGCGTGGTGATGTTTTCTTTCGAACAGGCGGGCGATTCCGCCTATGCGGCAGCCATTTCCATGCTGGCTGTTGCGGTGACATTCATGCTGATGCTTGCAACCAATCTGTTTGCGCGGCGTCTTCCAAACGGAGTGCTGCCATGGCGCGACTGA
- a CDS encoding ABC transporter substrate-binding protein yields MNKMLKRAAVVPALLALSIAVAQADTLTLYTSQPEADATKTVEAFRKANPDTDVQIFRSGTSELLTKLAAEFAAGAPQPDVLLIADAVTMEGLKKDKRLLAYPEAKVDGFAADSYDADKTYFGSKLITTGIAYNTGASQKPEHWADLAKADYKGQVVMPSPLYSGAAAYLLSGFALNKNLGWDYFKNLKANELASVKGNGAVLKSVASGEKPYGILVDFMALNAKAKGSPVEFVFPSEGVPAVTEPVAIMATAKNVDGAKKFVDFILSDDGQKLALEQGYLPAKEGVGRPAWLPEGTKINIMSIDTQKVLDQTDADKKQFSELFGG; encoded by the coding sequence ATGAACAAGATGTTGAAGCGGGCCGCTGTCGTACCTGCGCTTCTTGCTCTTTCCATCGCCGTGGCGCAGGCCGATACGCTGACGCTTTATACCTCGCAGCCGGAAGCGGATGCGACCAAGACGGTTGAAGCGTTCCGCAAGGCCAATCCCGATACGGATGTGCAGATTTTCCGCTCGGGCACGAGCGAACTCCTCACCAAGCTTGCTGCCGAATTTGCGGCTGGCGCACCGCAGCCCGACGTTCTTCTCATTGCGGATGCGGTGACGATGGAAGGCCTCAAGAAGGACAAGCGCTTGCTTGCTTATCCAGAGGCCAAGGTCGATGGTTTCGCCGCAGATAGCTACGATGCCGACAAGACTTATTTCGGTTCCAAACTGATCACCACCGGCATAGCGTACAACACAGGCGCGTCACAGAAGCCTGAACATTGGGCCGATCTTGCCAAGGCCGACTACAAGGGTCAGGTTGTCATGCCGAGCCCGCTTTACTCCGGCGCTGCCGCCTATCTGCTGAGCGGCTTCGCGCTCAACAAGAATTTGGGCTGGGATTACTTCAAGAACCTCAAGGCCAACGAGCTGGCAAGCGTCAAAGGCAATGGCGCTGTGCTGAAGTCGGTTGCGAGTGGCGAAAAGCCATATGGCATTCTCGTTGACTTCATGGCGCTCAATGCCAAGGCCAAGGGTTCGCCGGTTGAGTTCGTATTCCCGTCGGAAGGCGTGCCCGCGGTGACTGAACCGGTCGCGATCATGGCAACCGCCAAGAATGTCGATGGCGCCAAGAAGTTCGTGGATTTCATCCTGTCGGATGACGGCCAGAAGCTGGCGCTCGAGCAGGGTTATCTGCCTGCCAAGGAAGGTGTTGGCCGTCCTGCCTGGCTGCCGGAAGGCACCAAGATCAACATCATGTCTATCGACACCCAGAAGGTTCTCGATCAGACTGATGCCGACAAGAAGCAGTTCTCCGAGCTGTTTGGCGGATAA
- a CDS encoding NAD(P)/FAD-dependent oxidoreductase, which yields MLNDPRSHGLWEKTAPAAPKTTALQGDLTADVVIVGGGFTGLSTALHLAEKGTRAIVLEGIEIGYGGSGRNVGLVNAGMWVMPDDLPGVLGHKYGDRLLDVLGNAPKLVFEIIEKHKIACEVEKQGTLHCAVGKKGLKELEDRYEQWARRGANVKLLDARETEAKVGTNAYAGSLLDLRAGTIQPLAYVRGLAHAAVAAGATIFTGSPVTGAEEKNGKWVVKTAKGSVTANWVVVATNAYTNAPWAEVRAELVHLPYFNMATKPLSDNLKKSILPERQGVWDTKEVLSSFRFDSQGRLVFGSVGALRNTGAAVHKAWAKKSLKRLFPQIGEVEFEAEWYGKIGMTDDSLPKFHRLARNVVGFSGYNGRGIAPGTVFGKLLSQLVSGEIKEDDLPLPVSDPKEQNFRGLREAYYEAGAQIAHVAEIVI from the coding sequence ATGCTGAACGATCCGCGCTCCCATGGTCTTTGGGAAAAGACCGCCCCTGCCGCTCCCAAGACGACTGCGCTGCAAGGTGATCTGACTGCGGACGTGGTGATTGTGGGCGGCGGCTTCACCGGCCTGTCGACGGCCTTGCATCTGGCCGAAAAAGGCACGCGGGCCATCGTGCTTGAAGGCATCGAGATCGGATATGGGGGTTCGGGACGCAATGTCGGCCTGGTGAACGCGGGCATGTGGGTCATGCCGGATGATCTGCCCGGCGTGCTTGGCCACAAATATGGCGACCGTCTGCTCGATGTCCTCGGCAATGCGCCGAAGCTGGTTTTTGAGATTATCGAGAAACACAAGATTGCCTGTGAAGTCGAGAAGCAGGGCACGCTTCATTGCGCCGTCGGCAAGAAGGGTCTGAAAGAACTTGAAGATCGTTATGAGCAGTGGGCGCGCCGTGGCGCGAATGTGAAGCTGCTTGATGCGAGAGAAACCGAAGCCAAGGTCGGCACGAATGCCTATGCCGGGTCGCTGCTCGATCTGCGCGCCGGTACGATCCAGCCGTTGGCCTATGTGCGCGGGCTTGCCCATGCCGCCGTTGCTGCTGGCGCGACCATCTTTACCGGAAGCCCCGTGACCGGCGCTGAGGAAAAGAACGGCAAATGGGTGGTCAAGACCGCCAAGGGTTCCGTAACGGCCAACTGGGTCGTGGTGGCAACCAACGCCTATACCAATGCGCCGTGGGCGGAAGTTCGCGCCGAACTGGTCCATCTGCCATATTTCAACATGGCTACAAAGCCGCTGTCGGACAATCTCAAGAAGAGCATTCTGCCGGAGCGTCAGGGTGTATGGGATACGAAGGAAGTGCTTTCGTCCTTCCGTTTTGACAGCCAAGGCCGCCTGGTGTTCGGCAGCGTCGGTGCGCTGCGCAACACGGGTGCTGCCGTGCACAAGGCATGGGCCAAGAAGTCGTTGAAGCGACTGTTCCCGCAAATCGGCGAAGTCGAGTTCGAAGCCGAATGGTATGGCAAGATCGGCATGACCGATGACAGCCTGCCGAAATTCCATCGCCTGGCGCGCAATGTCGTCGGGTTCTCCGGTTATAATGGCCGCGGCATCGCGCCGGGTACCGTCTTCGGAAAACTGCTTTCGCAACTCGTTTCAGGTGAGATCAAGGAAGACGACCTGCCGCTGCCGGTCAGCGATCCGAAGGAACAGAATTTCCGTGGTCTGCGCGAAGCCTATTACGAGGCTGGCGCACAGATTGCGCATGTCGCCGAGATCGTTATCTGA